The Sulfurihydrogenibium sp. genome contains a region encoding:
- the cmk gene encoding (d)CMP kinase, producing the protein MIIAIDGPAGSGKSTIAKLLAKELGYTYIDSGAMYRAAALKLLRLNVNLENEEEIMNVLENTQILLKDSQVFLDGEDVSEIIRTEEIGNVASIIARYPKVRKWMVSKQRELGEIAKNVVIEGRDAGSRIFPDADLKIFMTASPEIRAQRRVQQLKEKGFVVDYNHILQKILERDKLDYERKESPLRPTEDYIIIDTTDKSIEEVIDYIKSLINK; encoded by the coding sequence ATGATTATAGCCATAGATGGACCTGCAGGGTCTGGCAAAAGCACGATTGCAAAATTGTTAGCTAAGGAACTTGGATATACTTACATAGATTCGGGAGCTATGTACAGAGCTGCCGCATTAAAACTTTTAAGATTAAACGTCAATCTTGAAAATGAAGAAGAAATAATGAATGTTTTAGAAAATACTCAGATATTATTAAAAGACTCTCAAGTCTTTTTAGATGGTGAAGATGTATCTGAAATTATCAGAACAGAAGAGATTGGAAATGTTGCATCAATCATTGCAAGGTATCCAAAAGTTAGAAAATGGATGGTCAGCAAACAAAGGGAGCTTGGAGAAATAGCAAAGAACGTTGTTATAGAAGGAAGAGATGCTGGGTCAAGAATCTTTCCCGATGCAGACTTAAAAATATTCATGACAGCATCACCGGAAATTAGAGCACAAAGAAGAGTTCAGCAGTTAAAAGAAAAGGGGTTTGTTGTAGACTATAATCATATACTACAAAAAATATTAGAGAGAGACAAGTTAGATTATGAGAGAAAAGAATCACCACTTAGACCAACGGAAGATTACATTATCATTGATACAACTGATAAATCCATAGAAGAAGTGATTGATTATATAAAGAGCTTAATAAACAAATGA
- a CDS encoding SAM-dependent chlorinase/fluorinase, with amino-acid sequence MSVIALLTDFGLKDGFVGSMKGVILSINPEAKIVDISHEIESFSIIEGSIVLNATYRYFPKGTIFVSVVDPGVGTERKSIIVKTKDYFFVCPDNGLLTLVLKKEKIEKIIEIKNKEFFLESDTNTFHGRDIFAPVAAYLSKGVKPEKFGDEIENIKTNDIFDPKVLDGRIIGKIIKFDKFGNAITNIEKLPERFEIIYKDYRITKACRNFLEGEKDKPNLIKGSFGFYELFLPMDSFKDRFNARLFEEFEILSK; translated from the coding sequence ATGAGCGTAATAGCACTGCTTACAGATTTTGGCTTAAAAGATGGGTTTGTTGGCTCAATGAAAGGAGTCATTTTGTCCATAAATCCGGAAGCTAAAATTGTTGATATATCCCACGAGATAGAGTCATTTAGCATAATAGAAGGTAGCATAGTTTTAAATGCAACTTATAGATATTTTCCAAAGGGTACAATTTTTGTGTCTGTGGTTGACCCCGGCGTTGGAACAGAAAGAAAGTCTATAATCGTGAAAACAAAAGATTACTTTTTCGTATGTCCAGACAATGGTCTGCTTACACTTGTTTTAAAAAAAGAAAAAATAGAAAAGATAATAGAAATCAAAAATAAAGAATTTTTCTTAGAATCAGACACTAACACGTTTCATGGTAGAGATATATTTGCTCCTGTAGCTGCTTATTTAAGCAAAGGGGTTAAGCCGGAAAAATTTGGTGATGAGATTGAGAATATAAAAACTAATGATATATTTGACCCAAAAGTATTGGATGGTCGTATAATCGGAAAAATAATAAAGTTTGATAAATTCGGAAACGCAATCACAAATATTGAAAAACTGCCAGAAAGATTTGAAATTATATATAAAGACTATAGAATAACAAAGGCATGTAGAAACTTTTTGGAAGGAGAAAAAGACAAGCCAAACCTGATCAAAGGAAGTTTTGGATTTTACGAGCTTTTCCTTCCAATGGACAGTTTTAAAGATAGATTTAATGCAAGATTATTTGAAGAGTTTGAAATCTTAAGCAAGTAA
- a CDS encoding ribonuclease H-like YkuK family protein: MIDLKFEKIKKFISETSKETSIYIGSDSKQYRDSTIFVTAVVIHIDSCRGAKIFYSLKKERKISSLRERLMKEVDLSVYTALNLLDCIDGRKLEIHLDLNPNENHKSNIVVRDAIGYVLSQGLKPVLKPNSIAAFSVADYLLKHL, translated from the coding sequence ATGATTGACCTAAAATTTGAAAAAATAAAAAAGTTCATTTCAGAGACATCTAAGGAAACTTCTATTTACATAGGTTCAGATTCAAAACAGTATAGAGATTCAACAATCTTCGTGACGGCGGTTGTAATTCATATAGATTCTTGCAGAGGAGCAAAAATCTTTTATAGTTTAAAAAAAGAAAGAAAAATAAGTTCTTTACGAGAAAGGCTGATGAAAGAAGTTGACCTATCTGTTTATACTGCTTTAAATTTACTTGACTGTATTGATGGTAGAAAATTAGAAATACATTTAGATTTAAATCCAAACGAAAATCATAAATCAAACATTGTAGTAAGAGATGCAATTGGATATGTCTTATCTCAAGGTTTAAAGCCTGTTTTAAAACCTAACTCTATCGCAGCATTTTCAGTTGCTGACTATCTTTTAAAACATCTTTAA
- a CDS encoding SCP2 sterol-binding domain-containing protein → MIDQEIKHLEELIEKINNEHKHKLNNVSEPIFLTVVLSNDSKVDVEINKHGVKILKHLEHKKSDINNHITISYKQLIKSLENKANIIRYLMSGKVKVKGNLKHIFDVLSEL, encoded by the coding sequence ATGATAGACCAAGAGATAAAACATTTAGAAGAGCTTATTGAAAAAATAAACAACGAACATAAACATAAGCTGAATAACGTAAGCGAGCCTATTTTCTTAACCGTTGTTTTAAGCAATGATTCAAAAGTAGATGTTGAGATTAATAAGCATGGAGTCAAGATTTTAAAACATTTAGAGCATAAAAAATCTGATATTAACAATCATATAACAATCTCATACAAGCAGTTGATAAAGTCTTTAGAAAATAAAGCAAACATAATTAGGTATCTAATGTCTGGAAAGGTAAAAGTGAAAGGAAATTTAAAACATATATTTGACGTTTTATCTGAACTTTAA